Part of the Sinorhizobium sp. BG8 genome, CTAGCCTGCATCGCCATCATCGGCGCAATCCTGAATGCCCGTAAGCAGCGCAAGCGCTTCGGCTTTCCCCGTCGCCCGCTGTGGGCCGAGTACTTCCTCTCGCTTCTCGGCTGCGCACTCGTTCTCGGCGCGGTCTGGGTTGCCAACATCTACTATTGGCCGACCAACATCGCCCGCAAGTACGCAGATGCAAACGGTATCGCGTGGCCAGAGGGTGGTCTGCAGATCCCGCACGGCATCGCCATCCCCGTGCTGATCGCCATCGCCGTCGGCATCGTCATGACGTTCATCGCGACACGTCTGCGCTTCGGTCGGTACGTCTTCGCGATCGGCGGCAACCCGGAGGCGGCAGAACTCGCCGGCATCAAGACCCGTTGGGTAACGGTACGCATCTTCGCGCTGATGGGCGTTCTCTGCGCCATAGCCGCCGCGATCTCGACGGCACGCCTCAACGCAGCGACCAACGCACAGGGCGAGCTTGACGAACTCTACACGATCGCCGCCGCGGTCATCGGCGGCACGTCGCTGGCGGGTGGCACCGGCACCATCGCTGGCGCAATGCTTGGCGCCTTCGTCATGCAATCGCTGCAATCCGGCATGGTGCTGCTGGGTATCGACAGTCCGTTCCAGCGCATCGTGGTTGGCGTCGTCCTTGTCGTTGCCGTGTGGCTCGACACGGTCTACCGCGCCCGCGCGAAGTAAGAAGGAGTACGATCAATGAACGACAAACGCACTCCGCTGGTGGAAATGAAGAATATTTCCATCTCCTTCGGCGGGATCCACGCCGTCGACAACGCATCCGTCGATCTGTTCCCCGGAGAAGTCGTGGCGCTGCTCGGCCACAACGGCGCCGGCAAGTCGACGCTGATCAAGATCCTGTCCGGTGCCTACAGGCGCGATGCCGGAGAGATCCTGATCAACGGTGAACCCGCCGATATCAACAATCCCCGGGATGCCAAGAAGTACGGGATCGAGACGATTTACCAGACGCTCGCAGTCGCCGACAATGTCGATGCCGCCGCCAACCTCTACCTCGGCCGCGAACTCAGAACCCCCTGGGGCACGCTCGACGACGTGGCGATGGAAGCCAAGGCCCGCGAGGTCATGGGTCGGCTCAATCCAAACTTCCAGCGCTTCAAGGAGCCGGTGAAGGCGCTCTCCGGCGGCCAGCGGCAATCGGTGGCAATTGCCCGTGCGATCCTCTTCGATGCCCGTATCCTGATCATGGACGAGCCGACAGCTGCCCTCGGGCCGCAGGAGACCGCCCAGGTCGGCGAACTCATCAAGCAGCTGAAGCGCGAAGGCATCGGCATCTTCCTCATCAGCCACGACATCCACGATGTCTTCGATCTCGCGGACCGCGTGTCGGTGATGAAGAACGGCCAAGTTGTCGGTCACGCCCGCACCGAGGATGTCACCAAGGATGAGGTGCTTGGCATGATCATCATGGGCAAGGTGCCGCCGAAGGCCATTCCCGGCCCGGGGGCGATGCAGACGGCCTGAGGCCATCAGGCGGACGGAAATGAGGAAGGCCGCATGTTTCGCATGCGGCCTTCATGCGTCAGGCGGCGGGTGCGACGCCCGATCCTTCCGGCGGGTGCGAGGCGCGCATCATCTGGCTTGCAGCCGCGGCGATCGCACCGGACTCCGCATCCTCGTGACGCGACACCTGCACGGTCGGAACGGCGAACTCGATGCCGTTGTCCCTGAAGGCTTTCTTGATCTTCACCATCGCATCGCGGCGGATCATGAACTGTTCGCCCGGCTTGGTCGTCATGCCGACCCTCACCTCGATCGCGTACTCCCCGAAGTTCTGCACGCCCTTCATCTTGAGTGGCTCGATGATGCTGGGCCGGTATTCCGGGTTGTCCATCAGCTCCTGGCCGATCCCCTTGATGATTTTCTTCAGCTTGTTGAGGTCCGTGTCGTAGGTCACCCGGATCGTGAACTTGTCGACGGTCCAGTCGCGGCTCGCATTGCGCACCGCGCCGAGTTCCCCGAACGGTACGGTCGTCACCGGCCCGCGATGATGGCGCAGTTTCACCGAGCGCAGGCTGAAGGATTCGACAGTTCCCTTGTGACTTCCCGTCTCGATGTATTCGCCGATGCGGAAGGCGTCGTCCCAGAGGTAGAACATGCCGCTGATCACGTCCTTCACGATGGTCTGCGCCCCGAAGCCGACGGCCACGCCGACCACGCCGGCGCCGGCGATGAGCGGCCCGATCTGAATGCCGAGACCGGCAAGCACCATCAGCACCGCGATCACGCCGATCACTCCGGCAAGTATGTTGCGAAAGATCGGAAGGAGCGTCCGGATGCGGGCAGCCCTCGCCCTCTGTTCGTCGTCGTGCAGCAGGGAATCGGAGGCGGCATCGAGCCTGTCGTTGATGTAGGCCTTGGCCAACGCCCAGATCAGATCCGCCACCAGGAGGATGACGACCCCGCCGAGAACGCCCTTGGCGATCCGGTCCACCACTGTCTCGCCCGCAGCCATCGTCGAGGCCTCGACCCCCAGCACGCCGGCGAGCCACCACGCGGCAAGCGCGATCACCAGGGCGCGAATGCCCCGCTCCAGGAGAACGACAGCCATGCTGTTCTCGCGATAGCCGCTGGAGAAGGCGAGCGCCCTGATCGCACGTACGGTCGCCGAGCAGATTGCAAGCACGCGCGGTAGAAGCACGATGTAGATGCCGATCCACAGCAGCCCGCGCAAACCAGCCACCCAGAGGCACCAGAGTACAATAAAATAGGCGGTGAGCAGCCAGGACATTGCATTGCCCGTGTTGGCGCTACCGGGCGCACGGGGTCGCGACCATACGGCTTCCGTTGCAATGGCCACCAGCCCGATGCCAAGGATATACGCCACCAGAAGCCGCGTACCGTCGCTGAAACCCAAGGGCCGCATCACGATGACCAAAGCCCACCCGATCGCAAAGTAGGACACGAAGAGGAGGCAGCGACTGTACCAGAAGGCAGCCGGCGGCCGTGTGACCGGCAACGGCGCCGTCACGGCAGCGGTCTCTGTCGTGGACGGAACGGACATCTCAGGAACGGGCTGCGTTGCAAGGGTCGTCTCGGAGGTTGGCTCTACCTCCATCCCTGCCCCCGCCAGGACTGGCTCCGCGCTTTCGACTGCCTCAGTGGCACCCTCCGCTTTCACCGGCATCTCGGGACCGGGTTCCGCCTCGAGAACGAGATCTTCCTCGAAACGCTCGGCCAATGCAGCTTGCGCTAGTGCTGGCGGCACCTCCGGTTGGTCGGGCTCGGGCTCGGGAGCGGGGAGCACATGTGCGGCCTGGGCTGCGCGCGCTTCGGCCAGTATCACGAGGGCCTTGCCGACGGCGACGAAGATCCGGATCGCGACGATGACACCCGCAACGGCGAGCGCTGTCCGCAGCAGGAACGGCGGCCACTCGAAGATGAGGAAAGGCACGATGCTCCCGGCCGCGAATGCCACTGCTGCGACCAGTCCCTTCAGCGCCTCAGCTACGGGATGTTCTTCCACGTCCGCGGACACGCCGGCGGCGGACGCGCGCCGCCGTCCGATAAGCCGCACGAGCCACTGACCGGCAAAGGCGAACAGCGGAATGGAGAGCAGGAACGCCAGCGAGGTTGCATGTCCGGTTGTCTCCACATCCTGCTCGACCGTGGTGACAGCATGCTGCGCCTCGACTGGATAGGTCATGAGCGCATTCTTGAGGAGGCCGAAATGAGCCTTGATCTGCGCGAGTTTCGTGACGACAACCGACATCTCCTCGCTGACGACCGGGTTCGATCCGGCGGCACCCGCAGGACCCGCGGTGCCTGCAGCACCTGACGGACTTTCCTTGCCCGCCGCGGACTGCGTTTGCAGCCAATTGCGGACATCGGGTTCATCGAGAAGTTTCAGCAGTTCGCGAACCTTTTCAGGCTGGGCGACCTCCGGCTGTGGTCCCGCAGCCGTACTTTGAGCTCGCACCGGAACCGCTTCGGCCGAAAGGATCAGCAAGGCAAGTAGCGCCCCGCGTGACAGGTATCTTAGGAGAAGTACGCAATTCAAAACCATTCTCCCTGTGTTTATGCACCTCCGGCGCCCGGAGGTGCAGACGGCTGACGTCCCATGCGAGCGGGAGGCGGACCGCCGCCGCCGCGCGGAGGCACGCAGGCGCTGGTAACGTCTGCTGACACCGGTCCGATGCCCCTCCGCATCCACTGCTGGCAACGCTGGGCGCCAACAGCGGTCGAGCCTCGCGATCGCGCGCCCTCTCCCCTCATTTCGCCGACCAGATTGCATCGCTACGTGCATAAGATCAAACAAATTGAATCTCGAGCCTGACAAACGACAAGCGGGCACGGCGCGGAGGGCCTCGGCTGCTCGTCGCCAATGTCGCTGATGTGAGAGCCGAAGCCGTGGGCGTTCGCCCCTTCCCTTGACGACCGCCCCTCCGACCTTCCTGGTGATTGGATACTCGAAAGGCGTATTGAAAACGAAGCAATGCAACAAGAGGAGGTGCGAGCGCGCCTTGTCTACCCACCGACGGGTTTGCCTCGGTCAAAGGGCGGCGTTGCGGCAGCGGGCTACTGTGAGGAAAGTTTGCATCGGGTCAACATACAGGTTGAGACGCCAATGCCGGGGATCGGGCGTGGGTCGAAGACACTGTGACGGAACGACAGGCGTTGGAACCAGAAGAATTCGAGCCATGTTCTGGAGGAACTGGAACACGATGCTAGCCACCATGGTAAGTTCGGCGCGGGCTCAAATCGGCCGAAGAAGCCGCCAGGCCCGTAGCATTCTGGCTGCAGAGGGATACAGAGGGATCATCGATCGCGCGAGATCCAAGGCATCGGATTGGCTCAAACCCCAGACCGAAG contains:
- a CDS encoding mechanosensitive ion channel family protein, with translation MRAQSTAAGPQPEVAQPEKVRELLKLLDEPDVRNWLQTQSAAGKESPSGAAGTAGPAGAAGSNPVVSEEMSVVVTKLAQIKAHFGLLKNALMTYPVEAQHAVTTVEQDVETTGHATSLAFLLSIPLFAFAGQWLVRLIGRRRASAAGVSADVEEHPVAEALKGLVAAVAFAAGSIVPFLIFEWPPFLLRTALAVAGVIVAIRIFVAVGKALVILAEARAAQAAHVLPAPEPEPDQPEVPPALAQAALAERFEEDLVLEAEPGPEMPVKAEGATEAVESAEPVLAGAGMEVEPTSETTLATQPVPEMSVPSTTETAAVTAPLPVTRPPAAFWYSRCLLFVSYFAIGWALVIVMRPLGFSDGTRLLVAYILGIGLVAIATEAVWSRPRAPGSANTGNAMSWLLTAYFIVLWCLWVAGLRGLLWIGIYIVLLPRVLAICSATVRAIRALAFSSGYRENSMAVVLLERGIRALVIALAAWWLAGVLGVEASTMAAGETVVDRIAKGVLGGVVILLVADLIWALAKAYINDRLDAASDSLLHDDEQRARAARIRTLLPIFRNILAGVIGVIAVLMVLAGLGIQIGPLIAGAGVVGVAVGFGAQTIVKDVISGMFYLWDDAFRIGEYIETGSHKGTVESFSLRSVKLRHHRGPVTTVPFGELGAVRNASRDWTVDKFTIRVTYDTDLNKLKKIIKGIGQELMDNPEYRPSIIEPLKMKGVQNFGEYAIEVRVGMTTKPGEQFMIRRDAMVKIKKAFRDNGIEFAVPTVQVSRHEDAESGAIAAAASQMMRASHPPEGSGVAPAA
- a CDS encoding sugar ABC transporter permease, which produces MADITHSTQANRARSATEGPVKRFFRATEIDTRLLGMVGALVIIWLGFQLMTGGLFLTPRNLWNLTVQTSSVAVMATGMVLIIVTRNIDLSVGSVLGFCGMIMGVLQAQILPQYLGLENPATWIITLACGILVGAAIGALHGSIIAFLNVPSFIVTLGGLLVWRGATWFVTSGQTVAPMNKTFRLMGGGTEGSIGATASWIVGILACIAIIGAILNARKQRKRFGFPRRPLWAEYFLSLLGCALVLGAVWVANIYYWPTNIARKYADANGIAWPEGGLQIPHGIAIPVLIAIAVGIVMTFIATRLRFGRYVFAIGGNPEAAELAGIKTRWVTVRIFALMGVLCAIAAAISTARLNAATNAQGELDELYTIAAAVIGGTSLAGGTGTIAGAMLGAFVMQSLQSGMVLLGIDSPFQRIVVGVVLVVAVWLDTVYRARAK
- a CDS encoding ATP-binding cassette domain-containing protein, which codes for MNDKRTPLVEMKNISISFGGIHAVDNASVDLFPGEVVALLGHNGAGKSTLIKILSGAYRRDAGEILINGEPADINNPRDAKKYGIETIYQTLAVADNVDAAANLYLGRELRTPWGTLDDVAMEAKAREVMGRLNPNFQRFKEPVKALSGGQRQSVAIARAILFDARILIMDEPTAALGPQETAQVGELIKQLKREGIGIFLISHDIHDVFDLADRVSVMKNGQVVGHARTEDVTKDEVLGMIIMGKVPPKAIPGPGAMQTA